GGCGCTCGTCCAGCTTCTGTATCTAAATAATATGACTGCACAAAAACTGAATTACCACTCTGACATTTTAACCAAACATCTCCTTCTCCAATTAGATCTAGTTGGACACCTTTCCCAATATGCAATCTGTAAAgaccattatttattaatgttttaaatcacTGGCTtacactaataactaatattattaattatttttacctagCTTTTTCACTTTGTTCTGTCCTTTGAACATTACTAAGGGCTCCCAGACAAAATCGATTAATACGGGAGGGATCGACATAACCATCAACAATGACATGAGGGATACTAGATGTAACCTTAAATGTTTCTCCAACTTGAGTATCTAATTCAAAGTAAGCAATTGAACACCAATATTCAGGAGCTGGCTGAGACGTTAATAAACCACTCAATCCCATTTCAGACGTTCCCCCTAGatgaacaatataattacattcaagatatatttaaatataatatagctctaaaacaaaatataaatgttggaTGTGGTGGTTACACTAAATGTGTATAAGTGTAATTTGTACTGGTCGATTACCTGTTATTGTACCAGGCATCGGGGCGGTAGGTCCTTGATAATTATGAGATGTCATTGTTGTTTGACTGGGTActgtatgttaaataaaaatattactcagtttattgtaagtaattgtattaaagaacaatattattacgtaaaatGTCTTCCTCTTGTCCTGGGAACATACTGAGATTTTGTAATGGCATGTTTGGTGGttctataataaaaaaggtTATAAATTAGTACaaccttatttataaaattagcaaaatgtttttattaatttatctattctTTACTAGGCACAAAAGTGTAAGACAACTTATAAGACGTAtagtttaatagtaatatattttctattaaatatactatatagatatgtaAATTCAAAAgctttatgttatacatttaaactatgttttaataatatctagTACTTAACATTaactacaaaaacaaataaaataaataataacacataattttagtttttaagtatgAGTATTAATTTGTAACTCTCTATTTTCGCCACAAGAACAGCTTACAGAAGatagataatttaaatgtataatgtataattgtatatttgtttttttaaataaaaaataaaaaaaaacattcaacaggataaataatgtaaacaaattagaaaatatgaattaaaaaccTTAAGAGGGCGGTACACCCACATACATTATCTGTGTCGTAcaaacatataacataatatataacatagcaaattgaaCGCTCAGCAGATCAAGCATAGCTGTTAATAAATTTAGAGAgaatttacctcttataaaatgaaaaggtaagattattatctagtgcAGTGGTCTTCAACCTTTTTGGACTCGCAACCCACTTTTATAGGACTACAATTTTCGCAACCCACGTATGCTTGgcataaaaacagtaaaaatgataaaattgctCAATGCTTTGTACAGTAgtactacctattataactgaataaataaaaattacatttatgtaggcagaatatttaattattattaattgaatatgtaaagaattcaaacaaaaaaatataataaaataaaaataagacacaaaaaattgaatgtgATGTTTGTCCTTGAATGTTTTCACATAATAAATTCCAAAGCGCTCACACTCACAGTACCTATcacacagaaaataaaataatacaatttaattcatagtatgaataataaacataatatattattgttgttataccATTGCTATTGATAATAACTGATTAGTAAAAACGTGCATTATACTCAATGTTTACTCTATAACCATAGAGTATAATCTAAAATGATTAATCGTCAGCCACTGAGGCGCTGCAAATCATAGCCTGTGGCGTTTGCCAACGGAGGCTACGGTTATGTGTAGTCTCCACATGTGCTATTCACAAATTTGTCTACACATGTAACATATCAATAACGATGGCGGCAGTTGCCTCCTGAGAAAGTGGGTAGCCGCCGCTGACACTGGACACATGGAAGGGCAACCGTACTATGTAGTAATAcagtatatcagtataatattaatattatattcgcctGTTGTGCACGGGCACTGGCCAGTCTCTTACTTATGGGCACCACGGTCTTGTTTAAAGACTGATACCGAGCATGGTACACTCCATAGTCTattcaatacataatttaaacatatattttatttatttccctTTTATAATAGTgtctatatttgaaaatattaacacacaatattttataattgaaataatattgatcATGTACTTTCTCTTATTTTCACCTTGCCTCCCCGGGAAAACCACCACtgattaaactaaatttttattttaaaaataagacgTATCGCGACTCAATTGTAAAGCTTTTGCGACCCAAAAATGGGTCGCGACCCACCGGTTGAAGACCACTGATCTAGTGAACCTCAGAGGtttgttttttagattttaattttaatgaaagttttgagtattttaaaatgtacaaacaatttacaattttgaaatactaATAACTCTATTCAATActcttgaattaaaattaaaatataaaaaaaaaacctattcactctaatttttaaacaaacagaGTTATGCATAACCTACTGAGCATACAATTTGCTGTTATgagtttgtaagacagagagaaTGCATGCGAGTGTAGCGCActcttaagaaaaattatttttgatataattttgctgaatttttataattaatgaagaTGTGATAAACAATattcattgaataaaaataaaaattactaagaAAAAGTGCAGCTaatattttaaggaatatttttcctaacaaattttttaaatgtatttttaacttaaaattgaaaattttattgtatagatgttatattataaataaattaattaaagcaGATAGAAtctttctgaaaaaaaaaaaaataccagaaataattaaataaaggaaaattgttgtagtatacaatttttaagtcaatgtttttcaaaatctgAATTAAATCCTGACAcataagaggacgctatacagATATCTGTTGTCTCCATCtaacaagtgcataacatagccAGTTTATGCTCAGCAGATCAGGTTTAGCTctgttggtttaaaaataagagtgaattgacctattaaaAAACTTGACGGTAAGAACATTCTCTGTGTCTGTATGTGGGTATTTTTTAAGATaactcagtttttaagtgagttatgaggaTTATTAATTTAAGCTATTTGATATACACTTAACTTCCTACAAAattaaactattgtaaaaaacccacatataaacacagataatgttagtaataataggtttcataataggttgattcactctaatttttgaactaaaggagctaaacatgatctgctgagtgtaaatttgctatgttacgcacttgtgaGACAGTGATGAGTGATAGCAAATGGCTGTGTAGTGTATAGTGCCCTCTtaagtttaaaacataaataatcatataatataagcagttatatcattgaaaattatatcaatagataTTTGATAGGTAGTTAACTCAAGAGAATGTAAATGATAAatagacaatttaaaaatataaccaaaatTGTACCTTAatacaaatgataataaaaaataaataataaggtaaatatttcataaattaattttaataattattaattatgtttatattaggtatgtcaGTACCCACGTTAACTTACTATTAGTAAAGGAACTTACCATTGGAGGGTATATGTGATGGTGTACCTGAAATCCAATTCTTACATGATTCAGTCTTAACATGTACTTGAGAATTTAAACCAATTTGATGACTAGGACGTTGTTGCTGCTGTAGTATAAGCCCAAACAAACCAATATCTCCTACAAATAATTATGTTCTACTAATGACTACACATGCAAAACTatagtaaaattctaaaatataaaataattaatctcaatataaatcttaatatctaaatatttgaaatatagaaaatattaatccaTCAATTACTCATCATTGtcatgtaattaatattttataaatttaaatatatttccacAGTTAATTCTTACCAGCAGCTTGAGGGACAGTTGATTGTTGAGAAACATCAGTGGCTGGATTTTGTTGGTGATATAAAGAAGGTAAGTGATGTTGTACAATTGCAGCTGGGCTGTTTTCAGATGCATCACTGCTAACTTGACTAAAATCAGGTGGCGAGGGAGACATTCCTTCCTCACCAGCTGTATATTCATCTCTTAGGCCAGAACCATTAGTAGATGTGCCACTTTGTAGTGTTAGAGCACTTAAATCTAAATAGTTACtagacataataaataatcataacaatataagtaaataattaatattacctatgcatGGCGACACAATCCGTTCATAATGATATGGATTAACACACACAGAATCACGTCTTTTGTCAAAAGCATATTGACAATACTTTAAGTGCTTGAgttcatttttatgtaaatcTGGCCATCGCCAGATTCTTGCGTATATTACATGTGGAAAAAATTTACGTCCAGctacctataacaaaataaaacttagattataaataatagtcactatttatataataggtaattaattaattattgagatatttaatttctaaaataataattagaaccTGCAAATACCAAGTACATTTTGGTTTTTCTGATAACAAATAactattcaataaaatgtacaagTAAACTCAATTTTTCAATCGTCAAATTctaagatattaaaaaattcaaatcactCACCTGTAACCGTCCGTCTAATGTTCTTTGTATTGTAACACATTTACTTGGAAGTGAACCATTAGTGGTTATAGCTATAATAAGACTATCTAATTCTTCTCTTTTTTCCTAAGTAATtagttaaacattaattatttataagctacacaattataagaatatattgaattgaataataatatatctagatAAGATCTCATCTACTAAAATTTACAACTTACATTAGGCAGCTCAGGTAATagcaaaacttaattttaattttccctTAAATAGTtacctttaactttttaaccagTGACTCAATGGCTCGTTTGGCAAATGCTTCTTTTTCCCATCCTTGTCGATGGCACATCAAACTGTGTACTATACTCAAACAGGCATCAGCTGACGTTGGTGCAGTTGATTGTTGTATTTCACTAGCTTAaattcagaaaataaaaaaggtaataAGATGAATAAATACAACCACTCCAGAGTGTACGACagttaagtttataaaaaaacattcctTTAGAAATATGTTTCAATAGAAACTGAAATCGCCAGTAAATTGAATTATGAAGAAGTTCTTGACAAATTTCCCGACATAAAAGCAaggttataaacaaaattattttattttttttttattattattattaatcattattttgaaatacctaATGCATAAGGTAATGTATTAGGTAATCtattaggtatactaaaaatgtttactattgtaataatataaggaGTCAAGAGTTATATACTTGTggctaaaaattttattttttgttttgctcTAAACCTAATTaccattttttagattatttcccgaatcttattaaaaaatattaaaaactgtgagTATGTAGCCAGAGGGCGGCGCACCGCTTGTGTTCTGCCACAGGATAAACAATTGCTCGGTACCGCTATGCGACGACCACCGAAGTCATTTAGACCGAtggtcaaaaatattttcagatatTGTTAGTATGGTATAGTGAcgtataagtcataatatatattatgtattatgactTATACGCGTCTCCTTCACCGAGCGTTACGTTGAAATCCCACAGGTGCAAAAAAATAATTCCGAGAAGTCGACCGATAGGTACGTCAGTAACGTTAGACGCTCGCGCGTTATCGTATGTCAAATAAACGGTATCTGAGCATTAACCAAAGTACGGTTTGTTACGGTTTAGTATAACCGTTAATTGTTATTAGGCAATTGTTAATGTGCGAAAAAAGTCTATGGTCTAAAGTATGGAACGTACTTGGTTGATGAGCCGGCGGTTGTTGTACTTGTGCTGGTCGAGGAGGAGCTTGTGCATACCGTCCCGACATCATAACATTGCGCGCGTCGTTATCCATTTGACGGTTTTCGAAACTAATTACCTAATCGgaagtaaataaaaacaacgaagAATTATACCACGTCACAACCTCCAACCGCCAAAATTCGCCCCACAAACATACGGTTGTTATCAATATTGTGGACGGTTTATCTTATATCATCACAGTATTATACAACTTCTGAGGGGCTTGGTGAACAGGTGATTACACCGTACAGgtgaagtaataatattatacggcatTTATTGCACAGATATCCCTGTATACaacatacctactatacaggTGATGTCTGTGATTTGTTGTCGTTGCAGGGGGCGGAGGGTTCCACTCTCCCGAAATGTTTAAAAGGAGAACAAGagtttttatgttttgaacgtaaaaatgattattgttaCGACTACAGtatccaagtaaaaaaaaatgtaggacCCTCCCCCCGAAACTGTTTATCAGTTACGGCCTTGTGACTGTGTGAATTGGCCGAATAGGGTGATTGTAGCCTTGAACACGGTCTCCAGGGCATATTATGTGAAATAGGAATGGTAAACAGGTCCACCCCGCAAACCGTGTCAGTATAGGCACTAATAACGTTTTAGTAATACGTGTAAGCCAAACCAAGTCCAATATCATGTTAGTGCCCTGGGCTGTATTCCATGTTTTTCGGGGGTTCATACTTCCTGATCATAGGGAAGCCCGATGTCGGCG
This genomic window from Metopolophium dirhodum isolate CAU chromosome 1, ASM1992520v1, whole genome shotgun sequence contains:
- the LOC132934950 gene encoding mothers against decapentaplegic homolog 4-like, which codes for MDNDARNVMMSGRYAQAPPRPAQVQQPPAHQPTSEIQQSTAPTSADACLSIVHSLMCHRQGWEKEAFAKRAIESLVKKLKEKREELDSLIIAITTNGSLPSKCVTIQRTLDGRLQVAGRKFFPHVIYARIWRWPDLHKNELKHLKYCQYAFDKRRDSVCVNPYHYERIVSPCIDLSALTLQSGTSTNGSGLRDEYTAGEEGMSPSPPDFSQVSSDASENSPAAIVQHHLPSLYHQQNPATDVSQQSTVPQAAGDIGLFGLILQQQQRPSHQIGLNSQVHVKTESCKNWISGTPSHIPSNEPPNMPLQNLSMFPGQEEDILLPSQTTMTSHNYQGPTAPMPGTITGGTSEMGLSGLLTSQPAPEYWCSIAYFELDTQVGETFKVTSSIPHVIVDGYVDPSRINRFCLGALSNVQRTEQSEKARLHIGKGVQLDLIGEGDVWLKCQSGNSVFVQSYYLDTEAGRAPGDAVHKVYPHAYIKVFDLRQCYRQMCEQAETAHNAAVAQAAAVAGHLAGPHSVGGIAPAISLSAAAGIGVDDLRRLCILRLSFVKGWGSDYLRTSIKETPCWIEVHLHRALQLLDEVLHSMQIDGPSRA